From Halichoerus grypus chromosome 6, mHalGry1.hap1.1, whole genome shotgun sequence, one genomic window encodes:
- the SLX4 gene encoding structure-specific endonuclease subunit SLX4 isoform X2 yields the protein MMDESDDDFKELCASFLQRVKKNVTKEASGERKTQKASNSTQISKPKRTKPTATKGKTLQGPREKKTQSGSQAPRTKKQGARKWQRSEPTRPENGEGSVLASAVLQEGVQSTQTEAAPDSNSQPPPSCLTVTAPSPSKPRTAELVLQRMQQFKRADPKRLQHASEGSSLEATLEEKAPEGPPEEMTAGNGSGPGLPATESDAAVALALQHEFGQQRAPTHEANLEETGLFFCQICQKNLSAMNVTRREQHVNRCLDEAEKAVTPSTPRIPECPICGKPFVSPKSRISHLKQCAVKMDVGPQLLLQAVRLQTAQPGGAWGTLASSFSSHVGGLKRKGATNRKELQKKRKVKEPEAPSEDLLVAMALSQSEMEREAVPTVLRLESAFPERIRLGAEKKSRKRKAPLCPPPLLVQDPETTRRQTEDRVAQLFAEEMELSSTPPLPASRMVKEELEKASQHLKQNFLWEGSALTGAWALEAFYTASLVPPMVPQRPAKGLTQEPTLPPVLPDEPELGVRTPPALPSAPPAGHGPGNPSPSASQREHQALQDLVDLAGEGLSATPWPCSGGLASSGGATGMDVSPTGLPPTGFVLPPKEKPPERDSQASLTLGLLLADFRAMVNNPHLSDVQLQTDSGDVLYAHKFVLYARCPLLMQYVNSEGFFAVEDGDVRSQRVLLSDVSTEAARALLHYLYAADPSVPPRLAPSLGALAHRFGVSELVLLCEQAPDVSDSEDRPWKEKEDEDCESRAENFQELLRSMWTDEEEEAEALLKSESHEEDREKVNEAEMEEIYEFAATQRKLLRGEGAPEIKEETDQFGDDGPASAQILVSGQVSQQPENAEQMEPSGEGREEAPATWKSVRQSTPLPLKGQCADEEKAGSPEEALGRSRSPRPSGGCEAGRKEGVFLCSADAPEARPFSSTPRKCCGLSQIMSHLQEGSGTVSGKRAGSPSPPARWQTPPWRPCLSQPPGGRSPGRPHPRPHLWGESPSPGPQLQGRASRGAAQDSPAKQRRGRSLLTLLKDPGLQKDKERGSSLECRNKGVLVSPEKSPSIDLTQSKPGHLSSRSQNTPSSKNREDEIILLLDSDEELELEQTKIKSIFNGPLEERKVLEVSPKSSELFSVIDVDADQEPFQSPARREASLQGGEEGPAGNWGSVGGRGTPRLSCDPESGPEEDSTTDTSWLVPATPLASGSRDSSSQTQITGLRSRASVDHMAQVKPWAPLENRGGPEAASKFPVITPQMSLSCLVPVRAGSPDGRSPSRPHPGRHQHCSLAPCPISGGLADLSGQPQKRSPPGPSLLSQAITSEVVEVEDSEDEQEAASRRASSSPLLDGDPPIPLDGCHWHVEPLSPIPIDRLNLERTGSLSTSGPGSRAREAPDRRSCCSPRLPGTAPAPGSRAGRTESQEKAHRAGSPGSSRPSFLNSALWDDWDGEEQKSPELLPPAQGLSADVAALNSEGLETPSANRKNLPPKVPITPMPRYSIMETPVLKKELERFGVRPLPKRQMVLKLKEIFQYTHQTLESDSENESQSSQVLLEAPHSQTHAGRTSKAPRAVGHARLEATSGPLPQRSKESTKTKGPRQQKKQPGGSIPPMSMSQANEEPPDPDGDAQLPASQESVASSGDSSDSSFSSQSSSCEFGAAFESAEDEEGEEELSASQAAVHTAATEEAVRRYIRSRPALYRKVLLYQPFELAELQAGLKQHGIRVATAKLLDFLDAHCITFTTAAARKEKLHQKRRQPVGKKRGRATRPVRPSPPLAISSL from the exons AGGCTGCTCCGGACAGCAactcccagccccctccttccTGTCTGACAGTGACGGCACCAAGTCCCTCCAAACCCCGGACGGCAGAGTTGGTCCTACAACGAATGCAGCAGTTCAAGAGAGCAGACCCCAAGCGTTTGCAGCATGCTTCggaagggagctctctggaggCTACACTTGAAGAAAAGGCCCCAGAGGGCCCTCCAGAGGAGATGACAGCAGGGAATG GGTCTGGGCCCGGGCTTCCTGCCACAGAGAGCGATGCTGCGGTGGCCTTGGCTCTGCAGCATGAGTTTGGGCAGCAGCGAGCACCCACACACGAGGCTAACCTGGAGGAGACGGGGTTGTTCTTCTGCCAGATCTGTCAAAAGAACCTCTCAGCCATGAACGTGACACGAAGGGAGCAGCACGTGAACCG gtGCTTGGATGAGGCTGAAAAGGCAGTGACACCGTCCACACCTCGGATCCCCGAGTGCCCAATTTGTGGCAAGCCCTTTGTCAGCCCAAAGAGCAGAATCAGCCACCTGAAACAGTGCGCAGTGAAGATGGATGTGGGCCCGCAACTCCTGCTCCAGGCTGTGCGGCTGCAGACAGCTCAGCCTGGCGGGGCCTGGGGCACGCTGGCATCGAG CTTCAGCAGTCATGTTGGAGGTCTGAAGCGGAAGGGAGCCACCAACAGGAAGGAGCTGCAGAAGAAGCGGAAGGTCAAAGAGCCCGAGGCGCCGTCCGAGGACCTGCTGGTGGCCATGGCTCTGTCCCAGTCCGAGATGGAGCGGGAGGCCGTGCCCACGGTGCTCAGGCTAGAAAGCGCTTTCCCTGAGAGGATAAGACTGGGGGCAG AAAAGAAGAGTCGTAAGAGGAAAGCACCTTTATGCCCTCCCCCGTTGTTAGTCCAGGACCCGGAGACCACACGGAGGCAGACAGAGGACCGAGTGGCCCAGCTCTTCGCGGAGGAGATGGAGCTGTCCAGCACGCCGCCACTTCCTGCGAGCAGGATGGTAAAGGAAGAGCTGGAAAAGGCCAGCCAGCATCTGAAGCAGAACTTTCTGTGGGAGGGCAGCGCCCTGACTGGGGCCTGGGCTCTGGAAGCCTTCTACACCGCAAGCCTGGTCCCTCCCATGGTGCCCCAGCGGCCCGCCAAG GGTCTTACCCAGGAGCCCACGCTGCCGCCAGTGCTGCCTGACGAGCCAGAGCTGGGTGTGCGAACACCACCTGCTCTCCCCAGTGCCCCGCCTGCGGGCCATGGCCCCGGGAACCCCTCACCCTCCGCCAGCCAGAGAGAGCACCAGGCCCTGCAGGACCTTGTGGACCTGGCGGGAGAGGGGCTGAGTGCCACCCCGTGGCCCTGCAGTGGGGGCCTGGCCAGCTCAGGAGGGGCCACAG GGATGGATGTGTCACCCACTGGCCTTCCACCGACTGGGTTTGTCCTGCCACCTAAGGAAAAGCCCCCGGAGAGGGACAGCCAAGCTTCG CTCACCCTCGGCTTGCTGCTGGCCGACTTCAGAGCCATGGTTAATAACCCACACCTGAGTGACGTCCAGCTGCAGACGGACAGTGGGGACGTGCTTTACGCCCACAAGTTCGTGCTTTATGCCCGATGCCCCCTTCTCATGCAGTAT GTGAACAGTGAGGGCTTCTTCGCCGTGGAGGATGGCGATGTGCGGAGCCAGCGTGTGCTGCTGAGTGACGTGAGCACCGAGGCCGCCCGGGCGCTCCTGCATTACCTGTATGCCGCGGACCCCAGCGTGCCTCCCCGGCTGGCCCCCAGCCTGGGCGCTCTGGCCCACAG GTTTGGTGTTAGTGAGCTTGTTCTTCTGTGTGAACAAGCCCCTGACGTGAGCGATTCAGAGGACAGACcgtggaaggagaaggaagacgAGGATTGTGAAAGCCGCGCGGAGAACTTCCAAGAACTCTTGAGGTCCATGTGGacagatgaagaggaagaagcGGAGGCTTTGTTGAAATCTGAGAGCcatgaagaagacagagaaaaagtgaatgaagcagaaatggaagaaatttaTGAATTTGCAGCCACTCAGCGAAAGCTGCTCCGGGGGGAAGGAGCTCCAGAGATCAAGGAAGAAACTGACCAGTTCGGGGACGATGGTCCAGCATCTGCGCAAATCTTAGTGAGTGGCCAGGTTAGCCAACAGCCAGAAAATGCAGAACAGATGGAACCGTCTggtgagggaagagaagaggcccCAGCCACATGGAAAAGCGTGAGACAGTCCACGCCCCTGCCACTCAAGGGCCAGTGTGCGGACGAGGAGAAAGCAGGGTCCCCAGAGGAAGCACTGGGTCGTTCCAGATCCCCTCGCCCTTCTGGGGGCTGCGaggcagggagaaaggaaggcGTGTTTTTGTGCTCAGCAGATGCTCCTGAGGCCCGGCCATTTTCATCAACTCCCAGAAAATGCTGTGGACTGTCCCAGATAATGAGCCATCTCCAGGAAGGCAGCGGCACCGTCTCAGGAAAGAGGGCGGggagcccctctccccctgctcgctgGCAGACACCCCCATGGCGCCCATGCCTGTCACAGCCCCCTGGGGGCCGGAGTCCCGGCCGGCCACATCCTCGTCCTCATCTTTGGGGTGAGTCGCCCTCACCAGGGCCCCAGCTGCAGGGCAGAGCTTCCAGGGGGGCCGCCCAGGACTCCCCAGcaaagcagaggaggggcaggagccTCCTCACGTTACTTAAAGATCCAGGCCTCCAGAAGGACAAAGAACGTGGTTCCTCATTGGAATGCAGAAATAAAGGGGTTCTGGTCTCCCCAGAAAAGTCTCCATCCATCGACCTAACCCAGTCAAAACCTGGACATTTGAGCTCCAGATCTCAGAATACTCCATCCAGCAAGAACAGAGAAGATGAGATTATCCTTTTATTGGATTCAGATGAAGAGCTAGAGCTAGAACAAACCAAAATAAAGTCCATTTTCAATGGTCCcctggaagaaaggaaagttcTAGAAGTTAGCCCCAAGTCTTCTGAGCTGTTTTCTGTCATCGATGTCGATGCAGATCAAGAACCTTTCCAAAGCCCAGCAAGAAGAGAGGCTTccctgcagggtggggaggaggggccggCAGGGAACTGGGGCtctgtggggggcagagggacccCTCGGCTGTCGTGTGACCCCGAGAGCGGCCCCGAGGAGGACAGCACCACGGATACCTCATGGCTCGTGCCCGCCACGCCACTGGCCAGCGGAAGCCGGGACTCTTCCTCACAGACGCAGATAACAGGCCTCAGGTCCAGGGCTTCGGTGGATCACATGGCTCAGGTCAAGCCCTGGGCCCCGTTAGAAAACAGGGGTGGCCCCGAAGCCGCAAGTAAGTTTCCGGTCATCACACCCCAGATGTCGTTGTCATGCCTGGTCCCCGTCCGTGCAGGCAGCCCTGATGGCAGGAGCCCTTCCAGGCCCCACCCCGGGCGCCACCAGCACTGCTCTCTGGCTCCCTGTCCCATCTCTGGCGGCCTCGCCGATCTCAGCGGGCAGCCCCAGAAGCGCTCACCCCCCGGGCCAAGCCTGCTGAGCCAGGCCATCACCAGTGAGGTGGTGGAGGTGGAAGACAGCGAAGATGAGCAGGAGGCGGCCTCCCGTCGGGCGAGCAGCAGCCCCCTGCTGGACGGCGACCCTCCGATCCCCCTGGACGGTTGCCACTGGCATGTGGAGCCCCTCTCACCGATTCCCATTGACCGCCTGAACCTCGAGCGGACCGGCTCCCTGAGCACCAGCGGTCCGGGCAGTAGGGCCAGGGAGGCCCCAGACCGCCGCAGCTGCTGCTCCCCCCGCCTCCCGGGCACCGCCCCCGCCCCAGGAAGCCGCGCCGGCCGCACAGAGTCTCAAGAGAAGGCCCATCGGGCCGGCTCGCCTGGGAGCAGCAGGCCAAGCTTTTTGAACTCCGCTCTGTGGGACGATTGGGATGGAGAGGAGCAGAAGTCACCAGAGCTCCTTCCTCCGGCCCAGGGGCTGAGTGCTGATGTCGCCGCTCTGAACTCAGAAGGGCTGGAGACGCCAA GTGCTAATCGGAAGAACTTGCCCCCGAAAGTGCCCATAACACCCATGCCAAGGTATTCCATCATGGAGACTCCGGTACTGAAGAAAGAACTGGAGAG GTTTGGGGTCCGCCCTCTACCCAAACGCCAGATGGTCCTAAAACTGAAGGAGATATTCCAGTACACTCACCAGACTCTGGAGTCCGACTCGGAGAATGAGAGCCAGTCCTCACAGGTGCTCCTGGAGGCTCCTCACAGCCAGACCCACGCCGGCAGGACCTCCAAGGCTCCCAGGGCCGTTGGCCATGCCCGGCTGGAGGCCACTTCTGGCCCTCTTCCTCAAAGGTCCAAGGAGTCCACTAAGACCAAGGGTCCCcgacagcaaaagaaacagcctGGTGGAAGCATCCCTCCGATGAGCATGTCACAGGCCAATGAGGAGCCTCCAGACCCTGATGGGGATGCCCAGCTCCCAGCATCCCAGGAATCGGTGGCCTCCTCTGGGGACAGCAGTGACAGCTCCTTTAGCTCACAAAG TTCTTCCTGTGAGTTTGGAGCGGCCTTTGAGTCTGCAGAGGATGAAGAGGGTGAAGAGGAGCTTAGCGCGTCCCAGGCGGCAGTGCACACGGCAGCCACGGAGGAGGCCGTGAGGCGCTACATCCGCTCCAGGCCGGCCCTCTACCGCAAGGTCCTGCTGTACCAGCCCTTCGAGCTGGCAGAGCTGCAGGCCGGGCTGAAGCAGCACGGCATCCGCGTGGCCACGGCGAAGCTGCTGGACTTCCTGGACGCCCACTGCATCACCTTCACCACCGCCGCAGCCCGGAAGGAGAAGCTCCACCAGAAGAGACGGCAGCCTGTGGGCAAGAAGCGGGGCCGAGCCACCAGGCCtgtccgcccctccccacccctggccatCAGCAGCCTGTGA
- the SLX4 gene encoding structure-specific endonuclease subunit SLX4 isoform X1, which produces MMDESDDDFKELCASFLQRVKKNVTKEASGERKTQKASNSTQISKPKRTKPTATKGKTLQGPREKKTQSGSQAPRTKKQGARKWQRSEPTRPENGEGSVLASAVLQEGVQSTQTEAAPDSNSQPPPSCLTVTAPSPSKPRTAELVLQRMQQFKRADPKRLQHASEGSSLEATLEEKAPEGPPEEMTAGNGSGPGLPATESDAAVALALQHEFGQQRAPTHEANLEETGLFFCQICQKNLSAMNVTRREQHVNRCLDEAEKAVTPSTPRIPECPICGKPFVSPKSRISHLKQCAVKMDVGPQLLLQAVRLQTAQPGGAWGTLASSFSSHVGGLKRKGATNRKELQKKRKVKEPEAPSEDLLVAMALSQSEMEREAVPTVLRLESAFPERIRLGAEKKSRKRKAPLCPPPLLVQDPETTRRQTEDRVAQLFAEEMELSSTPPLPASRMVKEELEKASQHLKQNFLWEGSALTGAWALEAFYTASLVPPMVPQRPAKGLTQEPTLPPVLPDEPELGVRTPPALPSAPPAGHGPGNPSPSASQREHQALQDLVDLAGEGLSATPWPCSGGLASSGGATGMDVSPTGLPPTGFVLPPKEKPPERDSQASLTLGLLLADFRAMVNNPHLSDVQLQTDSGDVLYAHKFVLYARCPLLMQYVNSEGFFAVEDGDVRSQRVLLSDVSTEAARALLHYLYAADPSVPPRLAPSLGALAHRFGVSELVLLCEQAPDVSDSEDRPWKEKEDEDCESRAENFQELLRSMWTDEEEEAEALLKSESHEEDREKVNEAEMEEIYEFAATQRKLLRGEGAPEIKEETDQFGDDGPASAQILVSGQVSQQPENAEQMEPSGEGREEAPATWKSVRQSTPLPLKGQCADEEKAGSPEEALGRSRSPRPSGGCEAGRKEGVFLCSADAPEARPFSSTPRKCCGLSQIMSHLQEGSGTVSGKRAGSPSPPARWQTPPWRPCLSQPPGGRSPGRPHPRPHLWGESPSPGPQLQGRASRGAAQDSPAKQRRGRSLLTLLKDPGLQKDKERGSSLECRNKGVLVSPEKSPSIDLTQSKPGHLSSRSQNTPSSKNREDEIILLLDSDEELELEQTKIKSIFNGPLEERKVLEVSPKSSELFSVIDVDADQEPFQSPARREASLQGGEEGPAGNWGSVGGRGTPRLSCDPESGPEEDSTTDTSWLVPATPLASGSRDSSSQTQITGLRSRASVDHMAQVKPWAPLENRGGPEAASKFPVITPQMSLSCLVPVRAGSPDGRSPSRPHPGRHQHCSLAPCPISGGLADLSGQPQKRSPPGPSLLSQAITSEVVEVEDSEDEQEAASRRASSSPLLDGDPPIPLDGCHWHVEPLSPIPIDRLNLERTGSLSTSGPGSRAREAPDRRSCCSPRLPGTAPAPGSRAGRTESQEKAHRAGSPGSSRPSFLNSALWDDWDGEEQKSPELLPPAQGLSADVAALNSEGLETPKGANRKNLPPKVPITPMPRYSIMETPVLKKELERFGVRPLPKRQMVLKLKEIFQYTHQTLESDSENESQSSQVLLEAPHSQTHAGRTSKAPRAVGHARLEATSGPLPQRSKESTKTKGPRQQKKQPGGSIPPMSMSQANEEPPDPDGDAQLPASQESVASSGDSSDSSFSSQSSSCEFGAAFESAEDEEGEEELSASQAAVHTAATEEAVRRYIRSRPALYRKVLLYQPFELAELQAGLKQHGIRVATAKLLDFLDAHCITFTTAAARKEKLHQKRRQPVGKKRGRATRPVRPSPPLAISSL; this is translated from the exons AGGCTGCTCCGGACAGCAactcccagccccctccttccTGTCTGACAGTGACGGCACCAAGTCCCTCCAAACCCCGGACGGCAGAGTTGGTCCTACAACGAATGCAGCAGTTCAAGAGAGCAGACCCCAAGCGTTTGCAGCATGCTTCggaagggagctctctggaggCTACACTTGAAGAAAAGGCCCCAGAGGGCCCTCCAGAGGAGATGACAGCAGGGAATG GGTCTGGGCCCGGGCTTCCTGCCACAGAGAGCGATGCTGCGGTGGCCTTGGCTCTGCAGCATGAGTTTGGGCAGCAGCGAGCACCCACACACGAGGCTAACCTGGAGGAGACGGGGTTGTTCTTCTGCCAGATCTGTCAAAAGAACCTCTCAGCCATGAACGTGACACGAAGGGAGCAGCACGTGAACCG gtGCTTGGATGAGGCTGAAAAGGCAGTGACACCGTCCACACCTCGGATCCCCGAGTGCCCAATTTGTGGCAAGCCCTTTGTCAGCCCAAAGAGCAGAATCAGCCACCTGAAACAGTGCGCAGTGAAGATGGATGTGGGCCCGCAACTCCTGCTCCAGGCTGTGCGGCTGCAGACAGCTCAGCCTGGCGGGGCCTGGGGCACGCTGGCATCGAG CTTCAGCAGTCATGTTGGAGGTCTGAAGCGGAAGGGAGCCACCAACAGGAAGGAGCTGCAGAAGAAGCGGAAGGTCAAAGAGCCCGAGGCGCCGTCCGAGGACCTGCTGGTGGCCATGGCTCTGTCCCAGTCCGAGATGGAGCGGGAGGCCGTGCCCACGGTGCTCAGGCTAGAAAGCGCTTTCCCTGAGAGGATAAGACTGGGGGCAG AAAAGAAGAGTCGTAAGAGGAAAGCACCTTTATGCCCTCCCCCGTTGTTAGTCCAGGACCCGGAGACCACACGGAGGCAGACAGAGGACCGAGTGGCCCAGCTCTTCGCGGAGGAGATGGAGCTGTCCAGCACGCCGCCACTTCCTGCGAGCAGGATGGTAAAGGAAGAGCTGGAAAAGGCCAGCCAGCATCTGAAGCAGAACTTTCTGTGGGAGGGCAGCGCCCTGACTGGGGCCTGGGCTCTGGAAGCCTTCTACACCGCAAGCCTGGTCCCTCCCATGGTGCCCCAGCGGCCCGCCAAG GGTCTTACCCAGGAGCCCACGCTGCCGCCAGTGCTGCCTGACGAGCCAGAGCTGGGTGTGCGAACACCACCTGCTCTCCCCAGTGCCCCGCCTGCGGGCCATGGCCCCGGGAACCCCTCACCCTCCGCCAGCCAGAGAGAGCACCAGGCCCTGCAGGACCTTGTGGACCTGGCGGGAGAGGGGCTGAGTGCCACCCCGTGGCCCTGCAGTGGGGGCCTGGCCAGCTCAGGAGGGGCCACAG GGATGGATGTGTCACCCACTGGCCTTCCACCGACTGGGTTTGTCCTGCCACCTAAGGAAAAGCCCCCGGAGAGGGACAGCCAAGCTTCG CTCACCCTCGGCTTGCTGCTGGCCGACTTCAGAGCCATGGTTAATAACCCACACCTGAGTGACGTCCAGCTGCAGACGGACAGTGGGGACGTGCTTTACGCCCACAAGTTCGTGCTTTATGCCCGATGCCCCCTTCTCATGCAGTAT GTGAACAGTGAGGGCTTCTTCGCCGTGGAGGATGGCGATGTGCGGAGCCAGCGTGTGCTGCTGAGTGACGTGAGCACCGAGGCCGCCCGGGCGCTCCTGCATTACCTGTATGCCGCGGACCCCAGCGTGCCTCCCCGGCTGGCCCCCAGCCTGGGCGCTCTGGCCCACAG GTTTGGTGTTAGTGAGCTTGTTCTTCTGTGTGAACAAGCCCCTGACGTGAGCGATTCAGAGGACAGACcgtggaaggagaaggaagacgAGGATTGTGAAAGCCGCGCGGAGAACTTCCAAGAACTCTTGAGGTCCATGTGGacagatgaagaggaagaagcGGAGGCTTTGTTGAAATCTGAGAGCcatgaagaagacagagaaaaagtgaatgaagcagaaatggaagaaatttaTGAATTTGCAGCCACTCAGCGAAAGCTGCTCCGGGGGGAAGGAGCTCCAGAGATCAAGGAAGAAACTGACCAGTTCGGGGACGATGGTCCAGCATCTGCGCAAATCTTAGTGAGTGGCCAGGTTAGCCAACAGCCAGAAAATGCAGAACAGATGGAACCGTCTggtgagggaagagaagaggcccCAGCCACATGGAAAAGCGTGAGACAGTCCACGCCCCTGCCACTCAAGGGCCAGTGTGCGGACGAGGAGAAAGCAGGGTCCCCAGAGGAAGCACTGGGTCGTTCCAGATCCCCTCGCCCTTCTGGGGGCTGCGaggcagggagaaaggaaggcGTGTTTTTGTGCTCAGCAGATGCTCCTGAGGCCCGGCCATTTTCATCAACTCCCAGAAAATGCTGTGGACTGTCCCAGATAATGAGCCATCTCCAGGAAGGCAGCGGCACCGTCTCAGGAAAGAGGGCGGggagcccctctccccctgctcgctgGCAGACACCCCCATGGCGCCCATGCCTGTCACAGCCCCCTGGGGGCCGGAGTCCCGGCCGGCCACATCCTCGTCCTCATCTTTGGGGTGAGTCGCCCTCACCAGGGCCCCAGCTGCAGGGCAGAGCTTCCAGGGGGGCCGCCCAGGACTCCCCAGcaaagcagaggaggggcaggagccTCCTCACGTTACTTAAAGATCCAGGCCTCCAGAAGGACAAAGAACGTGGTTCCTCATTGGAATGCAGAAATAAAGGGGTTCTGGTCTCCCCAGAAAAGTCTCCATCCATCGACCTAACCCAGTCAAAACCTGGACATTTGAGCTCCAGATCTCAGAATACTCCATCCAGCAAGAACAGAGAAGATGAGATTATCCTTTTATTGGATTCAGATGAAGAGCTAGAGCTAGAACAAACCAAAATAAAGTCCATTTTCAATGGTCCcctggaagaaaggaaagttcTAGAAGTTAGCCCCAAGTCTTCTGAGCTGTTTTCTGTCATCGATGTCGATGCAGATCAAGAACCTTTCCAAAGCCCAGCAAGAAGAGAGGCTTccctgcagggtggggaggaggggccggCAGGGAACTGGGGCtctgtggggggcagagggacccCTCGGCTGTCGTGTGACCCCGAGAGCGGCCCCGAGGAGGACAGCACCACGGATACCTCATGGCTCGTGCCCGCCACGCCACTGGCCAGCGGAAGCCGGGACTCTTCCTCACAGACGCAGATAACAGGCCTCAGGTCCAGGGCTTCGGTGGATCACATGGCTCAGGTCAAGCCCTGGGCCCCGTTAGAAAACAGGGGTGGCCCCGAAGCCGCAAGTAAGTTTCCGGTCATCACACCCCAGATGTCGTTGTCATGCCTGGTCCCCGTCCGTGCAGGCAGCCCTGATGGCAGGAGCCCTTCCAGGCCCCACCCCGGGCGCCACCAGCACTGCTCTCTGGCTCCCTGTCCCATCTCTGGCGGCCTCGCCGATCTCAGCGGGCAGCCCCAGAAGCGCTCACCCCCCGGGCCAAGCCTGCTGAGCCAGGCCATCACCAGTGAGGTGGTGGAGGTGGAAGACAGCGAAGATGAGCAGGAGGCGGCCTCCCGTCGGGCGAGCAGCAGCCCCCTGCTGGACGGCGACCCTCCGATCCCCCTGGACGGTTGCCACTGGCATGTGGAGCCCCTCTCACCGATTCCCATTGACCGCCTGAACCTCGAGCGGACCGGCTCCCTGAGCACCAGCGGTCCGGGCAGTAGGGCCAGGGAGGCCCCAGACCGCCGCAGCTGCTGCTCCCCCCGCCTCCCGGGCACCGCCCCCGCCCCAGGAAGCCGCGCCGGCCGCACAGAGTCTCAAGAGAAGGCCCATCGGGCCGGCTCGCCTGGGAGCAGCAGGCCAAGCTTTTTGAACTCCGCTCTGTGGGACGATTGGGATGGAGAGGAGCAGAAGTCACCAGAGCTCCTTCCTCCGGCCCAGGGGCTGAGTGCTGATGTCGCCGCTCTGAACTCAGAAGGGCTGGAGACGCCAA AAGGTGCTAATCGGAAGAACTTGCCCCCGAAAGTGCCCATAACACCCATGCCAAGGTATTCCATCATGGAGACTCCGGTACTGAAGAAAGAACTGGAGAG GTTTGGGGTCCGCCCTCTACCCAAACGCCAGATGGTCCTAAAACTGAAGGAGATATTCCAGTACACTCACCAGACTCTGGAGTCCGACTCGGAGAATGAGAGCCAGTCCTCACAGGTGCTCCTGGAGGCTCCTCACAGCCAGACCCACGCCGGCAGGACCTCCAAGGCTCCCAGGGCCGTTGGCCATGCCCGGCTGGAGGCCACTTCTGGCCCTCTTCCTCAAAGGTCCAAGGAGTCCACTAAGACCAAGGGTCCCcgacagcaaaagaaacagcctGGTGGAAGCATCCCTCCGATGAGCATGTCACAGGCCAATGAGGAGCCTCCAGACCCTGATGGGGATGCCCAGCTCCCAGCATCCCAGGAATCGGTGGCCTCCTCTGGGGACAGCAGTGACAGCTCCTTTAGCTCACAAAG TTCTTCCTGTGAGTTTGGAGCGGCCTTTGAGTCTGCAGAGGATGAAGAGGGTGAAGAGGAGCTTAGCGCGTCCCAGGCGGCAGTGCACACGGCAGCCACGGAGGAGGCCGTGAGGCGCTACATCCGCTCCAGGCCGGCCCTCTACCGCAAGGTCCTGCTGTACCAGCCCTTCGAGCTGGCAGAGCTGCAGGCCGGGCTGAAGCAGCACGGCATCCGCGTGGCCACGGCGAAGCTGCTGGACTTCCTGGACGCCCACTGCATCACCTTCACCACCGCCGCAGCCCGGAAGGAGAAGCTCCACCAGAAGAGACGGCAGCCTGTGGGCAAGAAGCGGGGCCGAGCCACCAGGCCtgtccgcccctccccacccctggccatCAGCAGCCTGTGA